The genomic DNA AAGTCGATCACCGTGGAGACGCGCCGCGAGGCGGTGGAGGCCGTCTCGCACTTCTTCACGACGCTCGGGGCGCTGGGGATGGCCTACGACGAACGGCTCTTCGGCCCGGACGGGGATCCGGCCGACCCCCTTCCCCCGCCGGAAGAGGTGACCCAGCTCACCGCCTACTTCTCCTGGGAGGCGGACCTGGGCAGCCTCAAGGGGGAGTTCCTCGAGTTCCTCCCGGTGCTGGACGAGTCGTTCGGGCCGGAGTGCGGCTCCTTCCTCTCCGCGTCCGAGATCTCCGACCTGGGCTGGGCGGAGAACTGGAAGGAGCATTTCAAGCCGAGCAGGATCGGAAGACGGATCACCGTGAGCCCCTCCTGGGAGCCGTACGAGGGGGGGGAGGACGAGGTGGTGCTCACCGTCGACCCGGGGCAGGCCTTCGGCACCGGCACCCACGAGACGACCCGGATGTGCCTGCGGCTGATCGAGGGGCTGTTCGAGGAGGGGGATCCCCCCCGGCGGGCGCTCGATTTCGGGACCGGCACCGGGATCCTCGGCATCGCCGCGGCCCGGCTGGGGGCGGAGCAGGTGCTGGGGAACGACATCGATCCGCGGGCGGTCGAGACGGCCAACGAGAACGCGCGGATCAACGGCGTCGCCGACCGGTTCCTCGCGGCGGACACCCCCCTCACCGCGATCGGGGAACGCTTCGACCTGATCGTCGCGAACATCCTCGCGGAGATCC from Deltaproteobacteria bacterium GWC2_65_14 includes the following:
- a CDS encoding ribosomal protein L11 methyltransferase, encoding MTRWKSITVETRREAVEAVSHFFTTLGALGMAYDERLFGPDGDPADPLPPPEEVTQLTAYFSWEADLGSLKGEFLEFLPVLDESFGPECGSFLSASEISDLGWAENWKEHFKPSRIGRRITVSPSWEPYEGGEDEVVLTVDPGQAFGTGTHETTRMCLRLIEGLFEEGDPPRRALDFGTGTGILGIAAARLGAEQVLGNDIDPRAVETANENARINGVADRFLAADTPLTAIGERFDLIVANILAEILIDVKREIASLCAPGGRLILSGILAEKGDWVTQEYATEGFSPAGRLEDGQWTALLLLRMAVAG